One stretch of Tepidibacter hydrothermalis DNA includes these proteins:
- the spoVAD gene encoding stage V sporulation protein AD → MLKGHQSWVFDSKPVIISSAAVGGPFEAQGNLADDFDILHDNIWLGQDSYEKAEKKLLEQACEKTIQKAGLKKEDIQFFLSGDLMNQIISSSFAARTLGAPFLGIFGACSSAMQGLALGSLLIDSKAAKYVLAGASSHNASAEKQFRYPTEYGSQKPPTAQWTVTGAGTGLLSDKGEGPRVTSATIGKVVDMGLSDPFNMGAAMAPAAVDTIQAHFRDLNIDPSYYDVIATGDLGKLGHTIAGDLLIKHGLKIPREIFTDCGIMIYKKDQPVMAGGSGCGCSATVTYGHFLNRMKRGELKRILVVATGALLSPISYQQKESIPCIAHAVSIEMT, encoded by the coding sequence ATGCTAAAAGGACATCAATCATGGGTATTTGATTCAAAACCTGTTATAATTTCATCTGCTGCTGTTGGAGGTCCTTTTGAAGCACAGGGGAATTTAGCTGATGATTTTGATATTCTTCATGACAATATATGGCTAGGACAAGACAGTTATGAAAAAGCAGAAAAAAAACTATTAGAACAAGCTTGTGAAAAAACAATTCAAAAAGCTGGACTGAAAAAAGAAGATATTCAATTTTTTCTAAGTGGAGATTTGATGAATCAGATTATTTCAAGTTCCTTCGCTGCTCGCACTCTTGGAGCACCCTTTTTAGGTATATTCGGTGCTTGCTCTAGTGCTATGCAGGGATTAGCTCTTGGCAGCTTGTTAATAGATAGTAAAGCTGCAAAATATGTTTTAGCAGGTGCATCTAGTCATAATGCATCCGCTGAAAAACAATTTAGATACCCAACAGAATATGGTTCTCAAAAACCTCCAACTGCTCAATGGACTGTAACCGGAGCAGGAACAGGTCTGTTATCAGATAAAGGTGAAGGACCACGTGTTACATCAGCGACTATTGGGAAAGTAGTAGATATGGGGCTTTCTGATCCATTTAATATGGGAGCTGCCATGGCACCTGCAGCAGTTGATACTATTCAAGCTCATTTTAGAGATTTAAATATTGATCCATCATATTATGATGTTATTGCTACTGGAGACCTTGGAAAATTAGGGCACACAATTGCAGGCGATTTATTAATTAAACACGGATTAAAAATTCCGCGTGAAATATTCACAGATTGCGGAATAATGATATATAAAAAAGATCAACCTGTTATGGCAGGTGGTAGTGGATGCGGGTGTTCTGCTACTGTAACTTATGGACATTTTCTTAATCGTATGAAAAGAGGAGAATTAAAAAGAATATTAGTTGTGGCAACAGGTGCTTTACTATCCCCTATTTCATATCAACAAAAAGAAAGTATACCTTGTATAGCTCATGCAGTATCCATAGAAATGACTTAA
- a CDS encoding DUF1657 domain-containing protein: MSTINKLEQALAGAKGLASQFKTFALDTDDQNAKQMFNQLSQSAEDMAQQVQGRVEFVQNEEPQYRQEQ, from the coding sequence ATGAGTACAATAAATAAATTAGAGCAAGCGTTAGCAGGTGCCAAAGGTTTAGCATCACAGTTTAAAACTTTTGCACTTGATACTGATGATCAGAATGCAAAACAAATGTTTAATCAACTATCTCAAAGTGCTGAAGATATGGCTCAGCAAGTTCAAGGCAGAGTTGAATTTGTACAAAATGAAGAACCTCAATATAGACAAGAACAGTAG
- a CDS encoding magnesium transporter CorA family protein, which yields MIRVYKTIDEKLVKLENIETDTWVNLINPTQEEINKVCNMFNIECDHIKAALDEEERSRIETEENYTVILVDLPIIEQEKDSEFYATIPLGVILSKEYIVTICIRETSILNDFLTGKIKGFSTFKKTRFILQVLYKNATLYLQCLRHIDRKSNQIEKELHKSTENKKIFQLLSLEKSLVYFTTSLRANEIVLEKMLRLENIKQYAEDKELLQDVIIENKQAIEMANIYSNILSSMINAFSSIISNNLNIVMKFLTSVTIVMSIPTIVASFYGMNVNIPLSQNPHAFSIVLFISFFISVITAVIMAKKKMF from the coding sequence ATGATTAGAGTATATAAAACTATTGATGAAAAGTTAGTAAAACTAGAGAATATAGAAACAGACACTTGGGTTAATTTGATAAATCCTACTCAAGAAGAGATAAATAAAGTATGTAATATGTTTAATATAGAGTGTGATCATATAAAAGCTGCACTTGATGAAGAAGAACGATCAAGAATTGAAACTGAGGAAAATTACACTGTTATTTTAGTAGATTTACCTATAATAGAACAGGAAAAAGACTCTGAGTTTTATGCAACAATTCCTTTAGGCGTGATTTTATCAAAAGAATATATAGTTACTATTTGTATAAGAGAAACGTCTATATTAAATGATTTTTTAACAGGAAAAATAAAAGGTTTCTCTACATTTAAAAAGACTAGATTTATTCTTCAAGTACTTTATAAAAATGCAACTTTATATCTGCAATGCTTAAGACATATTGATAGAAAAAGTAATCAAATAGAAAAAGAGCTCCATAAATCTACTGAAAATAAAAAAATATTTCAATTACTATCTCTTGAAAAAAGTTTGGTATATTTTACAACTTCTTTAAGAGCAAATGAAATAGTACTTGAAAAAATGTTAAGGCTTGAAAATATTAAACAATATGCTGAAGATAAAGAATTACTTCAAGATGTTATTATAGAAAATAAACAGGCTATTGAAATGGCAAATATATATAGTAATATTTTAAGTAGTATGATAAATGCATTTTCATCAATTATTTCAAATAATTTAAATATAGTTATGAAATTTTTAACTTCTGTTACAATTGTAATGTCTATTCCTACTATTGTAGCAAGTTTTTATGGTATGAATGTAAATATACCTTTATCTCAAAATCCTCATGCTTTTAGTATAGTACTATTTATATCTTTTTTTATTTCGGTTATAACAGCTGTTATAATGGCAAAGAAAAAAATGTTTTAG
- the trhA gene encoding PAQR family membrane homeostasis protein TrhA has translation MKSIDGNIKLKPKYTIKEEIANSITHGIGALFSIVTLTILLVYSISEKNTISIVAFSIYGFGSISLYIASTLYHSFQQEKLKKIFRLFDHSSIYLCIAGTCTPVILLSMTGYWRIGLLSAIWTIALLGITFKVLTFNNFEKYKVFSLSLYIFMGWLMVIAIKPMIKVVPVEFFMWLLAGGLVYTVGTIFYAIKKIPYNHAIWHLFVLAGSVIHFFGIFLYLR, from the coding sequence ATGAAATCTATAGACGGAAATATTAAATTAAAACCAAAGTACACAATAAAAGAAGAGATTGCAAATAGTATAACTCATGGTATTGGAGCTTTGTTTAGTATTGTTACACTGACAATTCTTTTAGTTTACTCTATTTCAGAAAAGAATACTATATCTATTGTTGCTTTTAGTATATACGGTTTTGGGTCAATTTCCTTGTATATAGCATCAACATTGTACCATAGTTTTCAACAAGAAAAACTAAAAAAAATATTTAGGTTATTTGATCATTCTTCTATATACTTATGTATAGCGGGAACTTGTACACCTGTGATTTTACTTTCTATGACAGGATATTGGAGAATAGGTCTTTTGAGTGCTATTTGGACGATTGCATTATTAGGAATTACATTTAAAGTTCTTACTTTTAATAATTTTGAAAAATATAAGGTGTTTTCACTATCTCTTTATATATTTATGGGATGGTTAATGGTAATTGCTATAAAACCTATGATTAAAGTGGTTCCTGTTGAATTTTTTATGTGGCTTCTAGCTGGAGGATTAGTTTATACTGTTGGTACTATTTTTTATGCTATAAAAAAGATACCTTATAATCATGCTATATGGCATCTCTTTGTATTAGCTGGTAGTGTTATACACTTTTTTGGTATTTTCTTATATCTGAGATAA
- a CDS encoding ABC-F family ATP-binding cassette domain-containing protein, translating to MIKVDNLSYSFPQKDLYNKISFTLEEGQHCAFIGTSGSGKSTLIDIIMDPERYMFDGKLEIDPNCRIGYVSQFSQLDKTKETTVFEYIGEEFIKLQNEMTSICTEMETSSDIDTLLEKYQQSLDAFDAIGGDDFESNINKKLNLANLIKHKDLMISELSGGEFKLIQVIKEMLNSPDLMIMDEPDVFLDFENLNSLKNLINSHKKTMLIITHNRYLLNHCFNKIIHLENMELQEFDGRYIDYNFSLLQTKIELQELAIADNEEIERNEILINKLRTIATNNADASNGKALKARVKIQERLENRRIKEPFVDIKQPDISLATDNKIEETIALKVKDYSVTFDEMLLENINFEIKSTDKVALIGSNGTGKTTLLREIFKNNSDSIEINYDVEVAYLSQLQGEILNESNTILEEFFDAGFKTYREIRSYISNYGFDEEVIDQKIECLSGGEKNILQLAKVSASKANMLLLDEPTSHLDTYSQIALEKAIENYNGAILMISHDYYSIINCMDYVLIIEDKTIRKMSMRKFRKMIYASHFDKDYLEIEQKKKSVETKIALALKNTDFERAKILSEELEALIKLL from the coding sequence ATGATAAAAGTTGACAACTTGTCTTACTCATTTCCGCAAAAAGATCTATATAATAAGATTTCATTTACATTAGAAGAGGGTCAACACTGCGCTTTTATAGGAACAAGTGGTAGTGGAAAAAGTACATTGATAGATATAATTATGGATCCAGAAAGATATATGTTCGATGGTAAGTTAGAGATAGACCCAAATTGTAGAATTGGGTATGTAAGTCAGTTTTCACAACTAGACAAAACAAAAGAAACTACAGTTTTCGAATATATAGGGGAAGAATTTATTAAGCTACAAAATGAAATGACATCTATTTGTACTGAAATGGAAACATCTTCGGATATTGATACTTTACTAGAAAAGTACCAACAATCTTTAGATGCATTTGATGCAATTGGTGGGGATGATTTCGAAAGCAACATTAATAAGAAACTAAATCTTGCAAACCTAATCAAGCATAAAGATCTAATGATATCTGAACTTAGTGGTGGGGAATTTAAACTTATTCAAGTGATTAAGGAAATGCTTAATAGTCCAGACTTAATGATTATGGATGAACCAGATGTATTTTTAGACTTTGAAAACCTTAATTCTCTTAAAAATTTAATTAATTCTCATAAAAAAACAATGTTAATTATTACACACAACAGATATCTGTTGAATCATTGTTTTAACAAAATTATACACCTTGAGAATATGGAGCTCCAAGAGTTTGATGGAAGATATATTGATTATAACTTCTCATTACTTCAAACTAAAATTGAGTTACAAGAACTTGCTATTGCTGATAATGAAGAAATTGAGAGAAATGAGATCTTAATCAATAAGTTAAGAACTATCGCAACTAATAATGCGGATGCTTCTAACGGGAAAGCCTTAAAAGCTAGAGTTAAGATTCAAGAAAGATTAGAAAACCGTAGAATTAAAGAACCATTTGTAGATATTAAACAACCGGATATCAGTTTAGCTACTGACAATAAAATTGAAGAAACCATTGCTTTAAAAGTTAAGGATTATAGTGTTACCTTTGATGAGATGCTTTTAGAAAATATTAACTTTGAGATTAAATCTACTGATAAAGTAGCTCTTATTGGCTCAAACGGTACTGGGAAAACGACTTTATTGAGAGAAATATTTAAAAATAATAGTGATTCCATTGAAATAAATTATGACGTTGAAGTGGCTTATTTATCTCAGCTTCAAGGAGAAATATTAAATGAGTCTAATACAATACTTGAAGAGTTCTTCGATGCAGGATTTAAAACTTACAGAGAGATTAGATCATATATTTCAAACTATGGTTTTGACGAAGAAGTTATTGATCAAAAGATAGAATGTTTATCTGGTGGAGAAAAGAATATACTTCAATTGGCTAAAGTTTCTGCTAGTAAAGCAAACATGTTGCTTCTTGATGAACCGACAAGTCATTTAGACACCTATTCACAAATAGCACTTGAAAAAGCCATAGAAAACTATAACGGTGCGATTTTAATGATTTCTCATGATTACTATTCTATAATAAACTGCATGGATTATGTTTTAATCATTGAAGACAAGACAATTAGAAAAATGAGTATGCGAAAATTTAGAAAGATGATTTATGCTAGTCATTTTGATAAAGACTATTTAGAAATTGAACAAAAGAAAAAATCAGTTGAAACGAAAATAGCATTGGCTTTAAAAAATACTGATTTTGAGCGTGCAAAAATCTTATCTGAAGAGTTAGAAGCGCTGATTAAGTTACTTTAA
- the spoVAE gene encoding stage V sporulation protein AE: protein MEKFIWAFLVGGSICVIGQIMIDVFKLTPAHTTSTLVVIGAILGGFGLYEPLIEFAGAGASVPITSFGNALVKGALAEAKRTGIIGVLTGIFEVTSAGISCAIIFGFMASLIFKPKG, encoded by the coding sequence TTGGAAAAGTTCATTTGGGCATTTTTAGTAGGTGGATCAATATGTGTTATTGGACAAATTATGATTGATGTATTTAAACTTACTCCTGCCCATACAACAAGCACATTAGTTGTAATAGGAGCAATCCTTGGAGGATTTGGATTGTATGAGCCTCTAATAGAATTTGCAGGTGCAGGAGCTTCTGTTCCAATAACTAGTTTTGGAAATGCCTTAGTTAAAGGCGCTTTAGCAGAAGCAAAGCGAACTGGTATAATTGGTGTGCTAACAGGAATTTTTGAAGTTACTAGTGCAGGGATTTCCTGTGCAATAATCTTTGGATTTATGGCGTCATTGATATTTAAGCCTAAAGGTTAA
- a CDS encoding SDR family oxidoreductase: MFYSDKVVLITGSANGIGKIIAKEYCKKGATVILADIDQKNGIILEKEYKNLGFDAYFYKIDLSKSQEIIDMFKFIIDKYKKIHIIINNAGISKFKSLYELTIDEWDNIINVNLRSAFITSQEFAKYNKNTHYGRIVNIASTRHIMSEPNSEAYAASKGGIVSLTHALAISLSQENITVNCISPGWIQNNNYSELTNKDHKQHPSSRVGKPEDIARTCLFLTDEKNDFINGENIIIDGGMTKKMIYID; encoded by the coding sequence ATGTTTTATTCAGATAAAGTAGTTTTAATAACAGGGTCAGCAAATGGTATAGGGAAAATAATAGCAAAAGAATACTGCAAAAAAGGAGCAACTGTTATATTAGCAGATATTGATCAAAAGAACGGTATTATTTTAGAAAAAGAATATAAAAATTTAGGCTTTGATGCATATTTTTATAAAATAGATTTAAGTAAATCTCAAGAAATAATTGATATGTTCAAATTTATTATAGACAAATACAAAAAAATCCATATTATTATTAATAATGCTGGAATAAGTAAATTCAAATCATTATATGAATTAACTATAGATGAATGGGATAATATTATAAACGTCAATTTAAGAAGTGCATTTATTACATCTCAGGAATTTGCAAAATATAATAAAAATACTCATTATGGAAGAATAGTAAATATTGCTTCTACAAGACATATTATGTCTGAGCCAAATTCTGAGGCTTATGCTGCTTCTAAAGGAGGTATAGTATCATTAACCCATGCTCTTGCGATTTCTTTAAGTCAGGAGAATATTACTGTTAACTGTATAAGTCCTGGTTGGATTCAAAATAACAATTATAGTGAATTAACAAATAAAGATCATAAACAACATCCATCATCAAGAGTTGGTAAACCTGAAGACATAGCTAGAACATGTTTATTTCTAACAGATGAAAAAAATGATTTTATAAATGGTGAAAATATAATTATAGATGGTGGAATGACAAAAAAAATGATTTATATAGATTAA
- the spoVAC gene encoding stage V sporulation protein AC: MSNKKKKKLTPIQQEYQDFAKAREPKRKVLRNCCRAFVVGGFICTIGQGLQWVFINYFDFTEKTAGDPATAVLIIIAILLTGFGVYDHIAQWAGGGTIIPITGFANTMASAAIEHRSEGYVLGVGGNMFKLSGSVIVYGVFSAFVIALIKITIKWLGGM, encoded by the coding sequence ATGTCTAATAAAAAAAAGAAAAAATTAACTCCTATTCAACAAGAATATCAAGATTTTGCGAAAGCTAGGGAACCAAAGCGAAAAGTTCTTCGCAATTGTTGCAGAGCATTTGTTGTTGGTGGATTTATTTGTACTATAGGACAAGGACTACAATGGGTGTTTATTAACTATTTTGATTTTACTGAAAAAACAGCAGGAGATCCAGCAACAGCAGTTTTAATTATTATTGCAATTTTACTTACTGGATTTGGTGTATATGACCATATTGCCCAATGGGCTGGTGGTGGTACTATTATTCCAATTACAGGATTTGCTAATACTATGGCCTCTGCTGCTATTGAACATCGCAGTGAAGGATATGTTCTAGGAGTAGGCGGAAATATGTTTAAATTATCAGGTTCAGTAATTGTGTATGGAGTTTTTTCAGCATTTGTGATTGCTCTTATTAAAATTACTATTAAATGGTTAGGTGGGATGTAA